GAAGGCAGGACAAGACCGAGATACGAGTTAACTTGAGCAACATCTATTAAGCCGAACTTTACATGTCAACTTCGGGACAAGAGGATAATCAATCATCCCAGGCACGTCTTGTCACTGATCCAACCCAGAGGGGATAAGAAGATTGAAAAGTCTCGGATACTGCGGGAACATAGAGCACCTAACTGATAGCACGCAAAAATTGCGTCTAGATATGATAACTATTTTCAAAATCTCAGCACGGATAACCAGCATCAAAACCTCAGCGGCAGCAGGACCCATCTACATGAAAGCGCCTCGGCCTCCTCTCCTGGCAGGGGATCTCTCATAGGTGGTGTTAAACTTCTCGACCAACTCGTTCATTGTGCTGCAAGTCACCAAAGAGCTCCATCAATACCAACATCAACATCGGTGCAAGCACATCAAATTATATGATTTGAGGATACAGAGGAATACGATGTCCACAAAAGGAGCATCTGACACACAACTTCAATGTAGATGTAAATCCATTTATTCTACTCTGCTGTTTTATATGCGACATTCTTTCTTATCAGAAGGTTTAATGAAAGAAGCCGAGGCATACCTTGAACAGTTCGTGAACATTGCAAGGTAAGTCATGAGGAGGGTATCATTGTATTCCTGGAAACAAAGAGAATATCATGGTATCATAAGATGCAAGGTGAAGTTAATCAGTTAAATAACACAACAAAATGGAGGTTAACCTACCGTCAAGAAGTCATCTTGGAATTTCTCCGATTCCATAGCTGGTAGTCTTCTTACGAGGCTTGAGACTTGCCTAAGGAGTGAATTATCCAGTGGAATATCACCTGCGGTGATGGAAGAGGCTTAGTGATTGATAAGTACTTACACAAATAGTTCGAAGACGCTGCAAATTCTGGCGAATAAATATTGAGGGACTATGTTTAAAGCACGTGGATAAAACACAGCCACATTTTGGAGAAAGATTTAGAACATCAGATCAGTGGCAAAAGACAAACCCTTTTGCATGGCACCAAGGTATTGCTGGATAACACGGACCCTGCTATTGAGCATCTTGATGGCACTGTGTATTCCTGTAAGATGAGCAGCCACTGCTCAAACATGTCTGTTAGTATTTTGACCAAAAATGTACCTTATCCAAGATGCTAAAATTGATGTTGAACAAAAGGATCCTTACATTGAGTTGCTGCAGAGCCACCATCAGATGGTTTCAGATGGGCAACATGATCTACAGATATCCTCTCTGCTTCTACAGTCTAAATCAAATGTAAATGTGAATAAGTGTTAATAAAAATAAATCAGAACTAAAAAAATAAATTCAGAGCTAGACCAACCCAAAGAGATTAGAGAAGGAAAAAAACCAACCTCAATTGTGTAATTTGATTTGACAAAGATGAGCTGGGGGCCCCCATCGATAACATGCAACTCTTGAATTTTACAAAGGTGAAAAACAAAGAATTAGCAGCAAAGACAGGAAAGTGAACAGGATAAGAGCATTAGTGCAATGAAAAACTCCAAACTAGTTACAGAAATATCAGAAGCGAGAAACTTAAGGGCTACCCACACTATAATAGTGATGGCTACAAactgttatttatattaaaaaaCACTACATGCATAGTTGATGTGCACCCTAAAGCAAAGCTCAATACAACGAACATAAAAAACATGATTCATGATCAATTGAGCAAGGGCAATGGCCCTGTTTCCAAAAATAAACAAAAACCATGAAGTTATACTATTGTGGACATGGGTAAGTCAGGTTTGTGCACACAACAGCAGCAAATGGCACTCATGGCTTGGCAGGTGTATGGCTCAAGGAAACCAACACCAGCAATAACTACCAGAACTCGTTATCCAGGACAATTATTAGGAAATATAAAGCATGATGTTAATAATAGTGTGTTAGACATTGGGTTGATTGACAGGGGTGCAGTCAAGAAAGGAATAAGAGTTGTATCATAGGTAATTTCGTTGAGCCTTTCCGATGTAGGCATCTGTACCTCCAGAGAATTAGCAAAGAGATAGAAGATGAGTTGAGTTTGCTTCCAAGTTTTCAAGTCTTGGGAGGTTGGGTAGATATTTCTCTCATATATTTGGTATTTCCCAAACCTCTCTTGGACCTCTCGTTAGTCTCATTTCTATTTTATGTTAGCAGGAGAGCTGTAAATTCTCTTCCAAAACCCTAATCCCCTTGAAGCCATTCAACTGTCCACTCATTAGTCTCATTTCAACATGTTCCTATCTTCCCCTTCCAAAAACCTAATCCCCTTGAAGCCATTCCATCTGCCACCCTATGCACGTTAGTTGTTTCAACATGAACCAAGGTTGGTTCACATCATAAATAAACCAATTATGCAGAACCAAAAAGAAGACATGCCAATAGCACCACTTGAATGATAATACAAATTGTAGATCAGATTAACCTACCACTCTCATAAATTGTCACAGGTAGATCCTTCTGGGAGTGGTTGATTGCAGGATTCAAGAGAAGATAAACAGGGCTTTCATTAATGTCCATCAGCTGGATCATAGAAAAACAAAGTTACATGGAGGCGAATGAATATTACATACAGCAGATCATATCCATATTGAAAAGCAATATTCCTCTCAAAAGCAGGTTTCCAGTATGGTCTCTATTTATTTGGTGATGCAGTTGAACAAAACTCAGCAATGTACCAGAGTTTGAGAGTAGCAGTAATGTATGTTGCTGCGAGCCATGACATAGGGCGTGCACCATTTTGATATAAAACATGTTGGAAAAATACTTTGCATCTAGTGTTATGATTTGGTTTCAAAGGTAATGCTGGTCCATACATGTGGACTTAAGAGTTTGCAACAGTTGTATAGGCTTGATTGAGAACAGATGTAATATGCAGTCTGCACAAAAGACTAAAACAAAATTGTCTAAGTTTATCCTACAGCAAAACTGAACCTCATCAGAAGCAAAACGGGGTCTTGGTTTATGGGTACCAATAATTACCTATCATTTGTTCTACCACCCATTATAACGCTACTACAACAAGAAAACTCCCAGCCTTCCATAGGCACTACGCAACTTATTTTCTCAATTTTACAAATACATACATGGATGGAATGCAATGACGAACAGTAAATCACTtttaaacaaataaaaaacaaaaacgTTCTATGCACAGGAATGCAAGAAATCATGTTCTCTGCTCCTCTTCCACCTCCTCTTTCCACACGGCAATAAAAAACCAACCACAATCAAGAGTAGTACATCACACCAAATCACAATTGCACTTTTTTTGTAACAATAGCAAAAAACAAGCACATTGTCCGTCTCAAGGATTAGGAACTTGAAAAAAGGATTGTAAGTACTCACAGCCTTGTGGATTAGGATGTCAGTATCCTGCACATCGCTCCCAGTAGAGTACCAGCCCAACACATAGAACTCAGGGAACACCTTCTTATCTGCAAGAGGCACAATTGCAGCATGGACCAATCAGACCACGCACAAAGCCCAAATTATATTCCTACACGCGTCACCAAACCCTAGAAACACACGAGATTCGCCGTCGGCTTACAGAGCTCGAGCTTCTTCTCCAGGAAGGCGCGCTCGAGCGTGCCGGTGACGGGGTCGAGGACGAGCTCGAAGCTGTTGAAGATCTCGACCGTCCGGCCGCGCTGCACCCCGATCACGCACCCGAAGACTCTCGGCGGCTCCGCGGGGGGCGGGGAGCCTTCGGCggagcaggaggcctgcgccttgcCCGGCGACGGGGCCTCGGCGGGGAAGGAGGCCTGGGCCTTGACGCGGGTGTAGTGGTCGGAGACGTTCACGATGACGAGGGGGTGGAGCTTGAAGGTGAGGCCGCTGCTGGAGGTGGCCGCGGTGGAGGGGGGCTGGGCGGACGCCGCTGGATCAGAGGGCGTCGACATCGTCGGAGGGGGAGGGCGACCGGTGCCCTAGCTAGCGCCGGCGAGATGGGAGACGGAGACAGCGACGGCGAGGGTCCGTGGTGGGGTTTTGCGCTCTTGTCCTTTGGTGTGCTTGCTTAGGTTTCGGGCTTGTATACAGTATACGTCGTGACCGGGTGGATAACCTGGGCTTGCTGGGCCGAAAGAAAGGTGTGGTTAGGTTAAACGGGCCTGCGAGTTAAACAGACCCACTCTACTTACCCGGTGGCTGCACCCAGCCCAATGAATAATTCAGTTAGGGCCTctttgaaggaattttggaggattcaaatCTAAGGATTTTTTTCTATGGAATCCTTTGGATCATAGGATTGAGTCTACCAAATTCCGGATTGAGTCTCCCAATTTCCTATGCCCCCATCCTATAGGCAAACCTCCTTTGAAAAGTACAATGCAtctcactctatctctctctactctctctcacccctcacccccccccccccccgaattcgTATGTTGCATTGTAATGCACCATCCAAAGACACTACAGGAATCCTATGTTTCAAAATCTTGTGGGATCCTAGGGTACATGTCATCTCAATCctgtgttttttcctattcctatagTCCAAAGAAGTTGTTATTGTTACCATTTTTTTGCAGTTTTAGTTTTCTTAGTTTTAATCATCCAATGACCATCTGACCTATCTTGCATTTACATCCAACTTACAACAATGGGGACATTTTAGTTCCTTGGCAACTTAGCCATCCAACCTTCTAATCTTGAACTTTGTCATGCCTATCGTATGAACAAGTTTGCATCTTCATATAAGGCTATGGCTTTTTGGCCTTTGGAGGTTTAGTTGTCATTTATGAATGATGCTTGTGTACACACAATAAACATTAATTTGAATGCTTACCTTGGTTAGCACTTATCAGTCATACTACTGATTTAAGATGTGTAGCAAAAAATGAATCCCAACTAGGAAACAATAAAGTAATGAACTGTTCAGATCCTCTTGATTACTAGGATTGCTTATTGGAGGCTCTAGCCTTTGAACAAACATGATCACTATCAGCCTTTGTCCAGGCCGTAGGGAGTTAGCGAAGTTGAAGCAAAATCGTAAAAAAACAACATAATTTGTTGTAAATCCTAAAGCATACCAAATACTATTCCATTAACATGTGAGATATGTTACACCATACATAGAGAAAATAACTGAAGTGTTTGTTACAGGGtcaaagagataacaccgttgcccattgatacgtccattttgcatcatgcttttatatcgatatttattgcattatgggttgttattacacattatgtcacaatacttatgcctattctctcttattttaacaaggtttacataaagagggagaatgccgtcagctgggattctgggctggaaaaggagcaaatattagagacctattctgcacagctccaaaagtcttgaaacttcatggaagacgttttcagaatatataaaaaataccgagcacaagaagttcactaggggggcacaccctgcccacgagggtgggggcgcgccctaccccccaggcgccccctacctcgtgggccacttggtggccctccgatggccatcttctgctatatggagtctttcgatgaggaaaaaatcataagccatctttccagatgagactccgccgccacgagccggaaccttggcggaaccaatctagggctctggcggagctgttctgtcggggaaacttccctccgggagggggaaatcatcgccatcatcatcaccaacgctcctctcatcgggagagggcaatcttcatcaacatcttcaccagcacaatctcctctcaaaaccctagttcatctcttgtacccaattcttgtctccaagtctgggattggtacctgtgggttgctagtagtgttaattactccttgtagttgatgctagttggtttatttggtggaagatcatatgttcagatcctatatgcatattaatacccctctgattatgaacatgaatatgctttgtgagtagttacatttgttcctgaggacatgggagaagtcttgctattagtagtcatgtgaatttggtattcgttcgatattttgatgagatgtatgttgtctctcatctagtggtgttatgtgaacatcgactacatgacacttcaccattatttgggcctagaggaaggcattgggaagtaataagtagatgatgggttgctagagtgacagaagtttaaaccctagtttatgcgttgcttcgtaaggggctgatttggatccatatgcttcatgctatggttaggtttaccttaatacttttgttgtagttgcggatgcttgcaatagaggttaatcataagtgggatgcttgtccaagtaaggacagtacccaagtaccggtccacccacataccaaattatcaaagtaccgaacgcgaatcatattatcgtgatgaaaactagcttgacgatattcccgtttgtcctcgggagcgctttacatcatataagagtttgtccaggcttgtcctttactacaaaaaggattgggccaccttgctgcactttatttacttttgttacttgttactcgttacaaattatcctatcacaaaactatctgttacctattatttcagtgcttgcagagaatactttgctgaaaaccgcttatcatttccttctgctcctcgttgggttcgacactcttacttatcgaaaggactacgatagatcccctatacttgtgggtcatcaagactcttttctggcgctgttgccggggagtgaagcgcctttggtaggtggaatttggtaaggaaaaatttatatagtgtgctgaaatttactatcacttgttactatggaaagtaatcctctgaggggcttgttcggcgtatcttcaccccgaccagtagagcaaagagttgctcctcaacctactgaaaatgaaaatgtctgctttgaaattccttcgggtatgatagaaaaactgctagctaatccttttgcaggagacggaacaacgcatcctgatgagcacctaatatatgtggatgaattttgtgaattatttaagcttgcaggtgtatccggagatgttattaagaagaaggtcttccctttatctttgaaggaagatgcattgacatggtataggctatgtgatgatacggggccatggaactacaaacgattgaaattggaaattcatcagaagttttatcctatgcatcttgttcatcgtgatcgtaattatatatataatgtttggcctcacgaaggagaaagcatcgctcaagcttggggaggcttaaatcaatgttattttcatgccccaatcatgagctctcaagagaaatgattattcaaaatttatatgctcgactttctgataacaatcgcaccatgctcgatacttcttgtgctggctcttttatgacgaagactattgaattcaaatgggatttattcgaaagaattaaacgcaactctgaatattgggacctcgacgaaggtaaggagtcaggtatgacacctaagtttgattgtgttaaagttgcacctattaaagttgaagaaaagactatcacttataatgatcctattgttcctacttcttatgttgagaaaccacctttccctattaggataaaggatcatgctaaagcttcaactgtggttcgcaaaagcaatattagaacttatacacctcctgagcaaattaaagttgaaccaaatattgctattgttaaagatctcttgtttgataatattgatgggcatgttattcatttctgtgatgagacttcTAGAAttactaaaccttgtgctaaagataaacctagatctttggcaggcatgcctgttatttctgttaaaataggagatcattgttatcatggcttatgtgatatgggtgctagtgctatacctcatgacttatacaaagaaattatgcatgatattgcacctgctgagatagaagatattgatgtcacaattaaacttgccaatagagatactatttcaccaactggaattgttagagatgttgaagtcttgtgtgagaaaactaaatatcctgctaattttcttgttcttggttccccacaagatagcttttgtcccattatatttggtagacccttcttgaacactgttaatgccaaGATAGAttacaaaaaggatgttgttactattggtttaggtgatatgtctcatgaatttaatttctctaaatttcgtagacaacaccgtgaagaggaattgcctagtaaagatgaaattattgatcttgcttctattgccgtacctcctagtgatcctttagaacactatttgctagaccatgaaaatgatatgttcatgaatgaaagaagtgaaatagatgaagtattctttaaacaggaacccatcccgaaacacaatttgcctgttgaaatcctaggggatcctcctccacccaagggtgatcccgtgtttgagcttaaaccgttacctgatactcttaaatatgcttatcttgatgagaaaaatatatatcctgttattattagtgctaacctttcagagcatgaggaagagagattattgaaaactctgaagaagcaccgtgctactattggatatactcttgatgatcttaagggcattagtcccactttgtgtcaacacaaaataaatttagaggaagatgccaaaccagttcgtgatcatcaacgacggctgaatcctaagatgaaggaagtggtaagaaaggaaatactaaaacttcttgaggcaggtataatttatcccgttgctgatagtcagtgggtaagtcctgtccattgtgtccctaagaagggaggtatgatacgtctccgtcgtatctataatttttgattgttccatgccagtattctacaactttcatatacttttggcaactttttatactatttttgggactagcatattgatccagtgcccagtgccagttcctatttgttgcatttttttgtttcactatccatatcaaacggagtccaaacgggataaaaactgacagagatttttttggaatatatatgatttttgggaagaaaaatccacgcgagacggtgcccgaggtggccacgaggcaggggggcgcgcctgccaccCCTGGGCaggcccctgaccctcgtgggccacccgtaaggcggttggtgcccttctttctccgcaagaaagctaatttccggatagagatcgtgtcaaaatctcagcccaatcggagttacggatctccgggaatataagaaacggtgaaagggaagaatctgagaacgctgaaacagagagagacagagagacagatccaatctcggaggggctctcgcccctccatgccatggaggccaaggaccagaggggaaacccttctcccatctaggaaggaggtcaaggaagaagaagacgaaggggccccctctccccttctcttccggtggtgccggaacgctgccgtggccatcatcatcatcaccgcgatctactccaacacctccgccatcttcaccaacatctccatcaccttcctccctctatctacagtggtccactctcccgcaacccattgtaccctctacttgaacatggtgctttatgcttcatattattatccaatgatgtgttgccatcctatgatgtctgagtagatttttgttgtcctatcagtggttgatgaattgctatgattgatttaatttgcttgtggttatgttgctgtcctttggtgcccatcatatgattgcgcgcgtgtatcacaccctagggttagttgtatgttgataggactatgtattggagggcaagagtgacataagcttcaacctagcatagaaattgatgcatacgggattgaagggggaccaatatatcttaatcctatggttgggttttaccttaatgaacattagtagttgcggatgcttgctaatagttccaatcataagtgcatagaattccaagtcagggatgacatgctagcggtggcctctcccacataatacttgctatcggtctagtaaagtagtcaattgcttaggggcaattttgcaactcctaccaccacttttccacactcgctatatttactttattgtttctttatctaaacaacccttaatttttatttacgtactctttattatcttgcaaacctatccaacaacacctacaaagtacttctagtttcatacttgttctaggtaaagggaacgtcaagcgtgcgtagagttgtatcggtggtcgatagaacttgagggaatatttgttctacctttagctcctcgttgggttcgacactcttacttatcaaaaactgttgcgatccccaatacttgtgggttatcaaggtattactgtcattccaaatgataaagatgagttgatcccgcaaagaattattacaggttgtaggatggtaattgatttccgcaaattaaataaagctgctaaaaaagatcattaccccttaccttttatcgatcaaatgctagaaagattatccaaacatacacatttttgccttctagatggttattctggtttctctcaaatacctgtgtcagccaatgatcaatcgaAGACTAATTTTACTTGCccgtttggtacttttgcttatag
The sequence above is drawn from the Triticum aestivum cultivar Chinese Spring chromosome 7A, IWGSC CS RefSeq v2.1, whole genome shotgun sequence genome and encodes:
- the LOC123150993 gene encoding COP9 signalosome complex subunit 6 encodes the protein MSTPSDPAASAQPPSTAATSSSGLTFKLHPLVIVNVSDHYTRVKAQASFPAEAPSPGKAQASCSAEGSPPPAEPPRVFGCVIGVQRGRTVEIFNSFELVLDPVTGTLERAFLEKKLELYKKVFPEFYVLGWYSTGSDVQDTDILIHKALMDINESPVYLLLNPAINHSQKDLPVTIYESELHVIDGGPQLIFVKSNYTIETVEAERISVDHVAHLKPSDGGSAATQLAAHLTGIHSAIKMLNSRVRVIQQYLGAMQKGDIPLDNSLLRQVSSLVRRLPAMESEKFQDDFLTEYNDTLLMTYLAMFTNCSSTMNELVEKFNTTYERSPARRGGRGAFM